The Strigops habroptila isolate Jane chromosome 8, bStrHab1.2.pri, whole genome shotgun sequence genome includes a window with the following:
- the S1PR1 gene encoding sphingosine 1-phosphate receptor 1 isoform X1, translated as MGRAPALCPPPPVPPASCRLQGAAGERAPLPGPSLNGADGEEPLPGLLVLRPCGSCGASCGARIALGITMSSGTTAPLKVVSNLANTDVNYVIKEHYNYTGKLNENADSGIKVTSVVFIIICCFIILENIFVLLTIWKTKKFHRPMYYFIGNLALSDLLAGVAYTANLLLSGHKTYSLTPSQWFVREGSMFVALSASVFSLLAIAIERYITMLKMKLHNGSNSFRSFLLISACWVISVILGGLPIMGWNCINLLSNCSTVLPLYHKHYILFCTTVFTGLLLSIVVLYCRIYSMVRTRSRRLTFRKNITKASRSSEKSLALLKTVIIVLSAFIVCWAPLFILLLLDVGCKVKSCPILYKAEYFLVLAVLNSATNPIIYTLTNKEMRRAFIKILCCCKCPPADSGTKFKRPIIGGMEFSRSKSDNSSHPQKEEGDRPETIMSSGNVTSSS; from the exons ATGGGGCGAGCCCCTGCCCTATGCCCCCCTCCCCCGGTACCCCCGGcctcctgcaggctgcagggagccGCGGGCGAACGCGCACCTCTGCCCGGTCCCAGCCTGAATGGTGCGGATGGGGAGGAGCCTCTTCCAG GGCTGCTGGTTCTGAGGCCGTGCGGCAGTTGCGGGGCCAGCTGCGGGGCCAGGATCGCGCTCGGCATCACCATGAGCTCTGGCACCACCGCGCCGCTGAAGGTCGTCAGCAACCTCGCCAACACCGATGTCAACTATGTCATCAAAGAGCACTATAATTACACAGGAAAGCTAAATGAGAATGCGGACAGTGGAATAAAAGTGACATCGGTGGTTTTTATCATCATTTGCTGCTTTATAATCTTGGAGAACATTTTTGTCCTGCTCACCATCTGGAAAACCAAGAAGTTTCACAGACCCATGTACTATTTCATTGGGAATTTGGCTCTTTCAGACTTGCTGGCTGGTGTGGCCTACACTGCCAACCTCCTGCTATCTGGACACAAAACCTATAGCCTCACCCCCTCCCAGTGGTTTGTAAGGGAAGGCAGCATGTTTGTTGCCTTGTCAGCTTCTGTGTTCAGCTTGTTGGCCATTGCCATTGAGAGATACATCACTATGCTGAAGATGAAACTCCACAATGGTAGCAACAGCTTCCGCTCCTTCTTGCTGATCAGTGCTTGCTGGGTTATCTCTGTGATCCTCGGGGGACTCCCGATCATGGGCTGGAACTGCATCAACCTCCTGTCCAACTGCTCCACTGTGCTGCCTCTCTACCACAAGCACTATATTCTCTTTTGCACCACCGTTTTCACCGGCCTTTTGTTATCTATTGTCGTCCTCTATTGCAGGATCTACTCCATGGTGAGGACTAGGAGCCGCAGGCTGACGTTTCGGAAAAACATTACCAAAGCTTCCAGGAGCTCAGAGAAGTCACTGGCCTTGCTCAAGACAGTGATCATAGTCCTGAGTGCCTTCATCGTCTGCTGGGCTCCCTTGTTCATCCTGCTTTTACTGGACGTGGGGTGTAAAGTGAAGTCCTGCCCGATCCTCTACAAAGCAGAGTATTTCCTAGTACTGGCTGTGCTCAATTCAGCCACGAACCCTATCATCTACACCTTGACAAACAAAGAGATGCGGAGGGCTTTCATCAAgattctgtgctgctgcaaatgTCCCCCAGCAGATTCTGGGACCAAATTCAAGAGGCCCATCATTGGAGGGATGGAGTTCAGTCGGAGTAAGTCCGACAACTCCTCCCACCcacagaaggaggaaggggaccGTCCTGAAACCATCATGTCTTCAGGCAATGTTACCTCATCTTCTTAG
- the S1PR1 gene encoding sphingosine 1-phosphate receptor 1 isoform X2, with the protein MSSGTTAPLKVVSNLANTDVNYVIKEHYNYTGKLNENADSGIKVTSVVFIIICCFIILENIFVLLTIWKTKKFHRPMYYFIGNLALSDLLAGVAYTANLLLSGHKTYSLTPSQWFVREGSMFVALSASVFSLLAIAIERYITMLKMKLHNGSNSFRSFLLISACWVISVILGGLPIMGWNCINLLSNCSTVLPLYHKHYILFCTTVFTGLLLSIVVLYCRIYSMVRTRSRRLTFRKNITKASRSSEKSLALLKTVIIVLSAFIVCWAPLFILLLLDVGCKVKSCPILYKAEYFLVLAVLNSATNPIIYTLTNKEMRRAFIKILCCCKCPPADSGTKFKRPIIGGMEFSRSKSDNSSHPQKEEGDRPETIMSSGNVTSSS; encoded by the coding sequence ATGAGCTCTGGCACCACCGCGCCGCTGAAGGTCGTCAGCAACCTCGCCAACACCGATGTCAACTATGTCATCAAAGAGCACTATAATTACACAGGAAAGCTAAATGAGAATGCGGACAGTGGAATAAAAGTGACATCGGTGGTTTTTATCATCATTTGCTGCTTTATAATCTTGGAGAACATTTTTGTCCTGCTCACCATCTGGAAAACCAAGAAGTTTCACAGACCCATGTACTATTTCATTGGGAATTTGGCTCTTTCAGACTTGCTGGCTGGTGTGGCCTACACTGCCAACCTCCTGCTATCTGGACACAAAACCTATAGCCTCACCCCCTCCCAGTGGTTTGTAAGGGAAGGCAGCATGTTTGTTGCCTTGTCAGCTTCTGTGTTCAGCTTGTTGGCCATTGCCATTGAGAGATACATCACTATGCTGAAGATGAAACTCCACAATGGTAGCAACAGCTTCCGCTCCTTCTTGCTGATCAGTGCTTGCTGGGTTATCTCTGTGATCCTCGGGGGACTCCCGATCATGGGCTGGAACTGCATCAACCTCCTGTCCAACTGCTCCACTGTGCTGCCTCTCTACCACAAGCACTATATTCTCTTTTGCACCACCGTTTTCACCGGCCTTTTGTTATCTATTGTCGTCCTCTATTGCAGGATCTACTCCATGGTGAGGACTAGGAGCCGCAGGCTGACGTTTCGGAAAAACATTACCAAAGCTTCCAGGAGCTCAGAGAAGTCACTGGCCTTGCTCAAGACAGTGATCATAGTCCTGAGTGCCTTCATCGTCTGCTGGGCTCCCTTGTTCATCCTGCTTTTACTGGACGTGGGGTGTAAAGTGAAGTCCTGCCCGATCCTCTACAAAGCAGAGTATTTCCTAGTACTGGCTGTGCTCAATTCAGCCACGAACCCTATCATCTACACCTTGACAAACAAAGAGATGCGGAGGGCTTTCATCAAgattctgtgctgctgcaaatgTCCCCCAGCAGATTCTGGGACCAAATTCAAGAGGCCCATCATTGGAGGGATGGAGTTCAGTCGGAGTAAGTCCGACAACTCCTCCCACCcacagaaggaggaaggggaccGTCCTGAAACCATCATGTCTTCAGGCAATGTTACCTCATCTTCTTAG